In Paenibacillus algicola, a genomic segment contains:
- a CDS encoding cell division protein SepF: MGVMNRFMNFLGLQEEEEVVEREVLDEPEEQPPVDNRRNLKGGNVVSIHSQKNVKVVLIEPRSYEEAQEIADQLKSYRSVVVNLQRVRNDQALRIIDFLSGTVYALGGGISKLGGNIFLCTPDTVEIQGSISEILGEEHEYNRMR, translated from the coding sequence ATGGGTGTGATGAACCGGTTTATGAATTTCCTCGGCTTGCAGGAGGAAGAAGAGGTTGTGGAGCGTGAAGTGCTGGACGAGCCGGAGGAGCAGCCTCCGGTGGACAACCGTAGAAACCTTAAAGGCGGCAATGTGGTGAGTATACATTCTCAGAAAAATGTGAAGGTTGTATTAATCGAGCCCCGCTCCTATGAGGAGGCGCAGGAAATTGCAGATCAGCTGAAATCCTACCGCTCGGTCGTGGTCAATCTCCAGCGCGTACGGAATGATCAGGCCTTGAGAATCATAGATTTTCTAAGCGGAACGGTTTATGCTCTGGGAGGCGGGATTTCCAAGCTTGGTGGTAATATTTTTCTCTGCACCCCGGACACCGTAGAAATTCAGGGCTCCATCTCGGAAATTCTTGGTGAGGAGCACGAATATAACAGAATGAGGTGA
- a CDS encoding YlmH family RNA-binding protein — protein sequence MQPDIYNHFHRDERDFVDKAWEWVEHAGQYHEVKLTDFLDPRQRYILESLAHRHPDVHVFFEGGHPDAERTRGWVAPDYRDPAGEDWGLQVLSVTSGDQKFLALEHGDYMGSILGLGIKRSKIGDIHVLEDGCHAVVSADISSYLHLNLSQVHRVHVMTEILSVEKLRVKETKLQEMDLTVASLRLDGISSDVHRMSRAKILDPIKAGRCRVNWKVEEDPSAILSDGDMVSIQGLGRFKVLETGGLTKKGRYRVKVGKYT from the coding sequence ATGCAGCCAGATATATACAACCATTTTCACCGGGATGAGCGTGATTTCGTGGACAAGGCCTGGGAATGGGTAGAGCATGCCGGCCAATATCACGAGGTGAAGCTGACGGATTTTCTGGATCCGCGCCAGCGCTATATTTTGGAGAGCCTGGCCCATCGCCATCCTGATGTCCATGTTTTTTTTGAGGGGGGGCATCCGGATGCGGAGAGAACGCGCGGCTGGGTGGCCCCGGATTACCGGGATCCTGCCGGAGAGGATTGGGGGCTGCAGGTGCTGTCTGTGACCTCAGGGGACCAGAAGTTTCTGGCGCTGGAGCATGGTGATTACATGGGCTCTATTCTGGGGCTTGGCATCAAGCGGTCCAAGATCGGAGATATTCATGTCTTGGAAGATGGCTGTCATGCTGTCGTAAGCGCTGATATTTCATCTTATCTGCACCTGAATTTAAGCCAGGTTCACCGGGTTCATGTGATGACAGAGATTCTGTCTGTGGAGAAGCTCCGCGTGAAGGAGACGAAGCTGCAGGAAATGGACCTGACAGTGGCGTCACTTCGGCTAGACGGCATTAGCAGTGACGTTCACCGCATGAGCCGCGCCAAGATTCTCGACCCCATCAAGGCAGGACGATGCCGGGTCAACTGGAAGGTGGAGGAAGACCCTTCTGCGATCCTTAGTGACGGCGACATGGTTTCGATCCAGGGATTGGGAAGGTTTAAGGTGCTTGAAACCGGTGGGCTGACGAAAAAAGGGCGATACCGCGTCAAGGTCGGCAAATATACTTGA
- a CDS encoding YggT family protein — MVDVLFQIYFYMILVYVLMSWLPNVRESFIGELLGKLVEPYLAPFRRFIPPIGGMLDISPIVALFVLRLAQNGVYAIIGYLS, encoded by the coding sequence TTGGTAGATGTGTTATTTCAAATTTATTTCTATATGATTCTGGTCTATGTTCTTATGTCATGGCTGCCGAACGTGAGGGAGAGCTTTATTGGTGAGCTGCTGGGCAAGCTGGTAGAGCCATACCTGGCGCCTTTCCGCAGATTTATTCCGCCGATTGGCGGAATGCTGGATATTTCTCCGATTGTGGCCCTGTTCGTCTTGCGGCTGGCCCAGAACGGTGTATACGCCATTATTGGCTATCTAAGCTAA
- a CDS encoding YlmC/YmxH family sporulation protein: MKISDFQTKDVINIVDGRRLGQVSDLELDLRQGRIDAIVVPSYGKFMGLFGGGSDLIIPWRNIVKIGSDVVLVKMEEVRKTVEEPSAETYLETPETQRRDRKMY, encoded by the coding sequence ATGAAGATTTCTGATTTTCAGACAAAGGACGTTATCAATATTGTGGATGGCAGGCGGCTTGGTCAGGTCAGCGATCTGGAGCTTGATTTAAGGCAGGGGCGCATTGACGCCATTGTCGTCCCCAGCTACGGTAAATTTATGGGGCTGTTTGGCGGGGGAAGCGACCTTATTATACCTTGGCGCAATATCGTCAAGATCGGGTCCGATGTCGTGCTGGTCAAGATGGAAGAAGTCCGCAAGACCGTGGAAGAGCCGAGTGCAGAGACCTATCTGGAGACACCGGAGACACAGCGCCGGGATCGAAAAATGTATTGA
- the pgeF gene encoding peptidoglycan editing factor PgeF has product MDAFKQQEPKTPLHFTLSSWDQEEGGITAGFTGRRGGLGTAPYDTLNLAFHVGDDHDTVIHNRRMLAEHLGFTLQDWTCAEQVHGRRIAVIGEMDRGAGSTGRHTAIQDSDGLLTDVPGVLLTSFYADCVPLYFLDPVRGVVGLAHAGWKGTVSGIAEAMVERMNEHYGSRSADIRCAIGPSIGMCCYEVDQVVMDRIAGLQLSRERQERPREPFFEEKGGGKTMLNLKEINRHIMIKAGILADHIECTTWCTSCRNDLFFSYRKDGGVTGRMASWMGIRKR; this is encoded by the coding sequence ATGGATGCATTCAAACAGCAGGAGCCAAAGACGCCGCTGCACTTTACGCTTTCTTCCTGGGATCAAGAAGAAGGCGGCATAACTGCCGGCTTTACCGGCCGCAGGGGTGGTCTTGGAACGGCTCCGTACGATACATTGAATTTGGCGTTTCACGTCGGGGATGATCATGATACCGTCATCCATAACCGCCGTATGCTGGCAGAACACCTCGGCTTTACCCTGCAGGACTGGACCTGCGCCGAGCAGGTGCATGGACGCAGGATTGCCGTCATTGGGGAGATGGATCGCGGAGCGGGCAGCACCGGCCGCCATACAGCCATTCAGGATAGTGATGGCCTGCTGACAGACGTTCCGGGGGTGCTGCTGACTTCTTTTTATGCCGACTGTGTGCCCTTGTATTTCCTGGACCCGGTACGCGGTGTTGTGGGTCTGGCTCATGCCGGCTGGAAAGGGACCGTATCCGGTATCGCTGAAGCCATGGTTGAGCGGATGAATGAGCATTACGGCAGCCGCTCGGCTGACATCCGGTGCGCCATTGGGCCCTCGATCGGGATGTGCTGCTACGAGGTGGATCAGGTGGTCATGGACCGGATTGCCGGGCTGCAGCTTTCGCGAGAGCGACAGGAACGCCCGAGGGAACCTTTTTTTGAGGAAAAAGGCGGCGGTAAGACGATGCTAAACTTGAAAGAAATAAACAGACACATTATGATAAAAGCAGGAATATTGGCGGATCATATCGAATGTACTACATGGTGCACGAGCTGCCGCAATGACTTGTTTTTCTCATACCGGAAGGACGGCGGCGTTACAGGACGCATGGCTAGCTGGATGGGAATCAGAAAGAGGTGA
- a CDS encoding DivIVA domain-containing protein, protein MSLTPLDIHNKEFSRRLRGYDEDEVNEFLDQVIKDYESVIRENKEMKNQLMAMQERLDHFMNIEETLSKTIIVAQEAADEVKINAKKEAELIVKESEKNADRIINDALGKSRKIALEVEELKKQASIYRTRFRSLVEAQLELLKHDGWESLEKREPSLETREAY, encoded by the coding sequence ATGTCATTAACGCCGCTGGATATACATAATAAGGAGTTTTCCCGCCGGCTCCGCGGTTATGACGAGGATGAGGTCAATGAGTTTCTGGACCAGGTCATTAAGGATTACGAGAGTGTGATCCGCGAGAACAAGGAAATGAAGAACCAGCTGATGGCTATGCAGGAGCGGCTGGATCATTTTATGAATATCGAAGAGACGCTGTCCAAGACGATCATTGTTGCTCAGGAAGCGGCCGATGAGGTCAAGATTAATGCTAAGAAGGAAGCGGAGCTCATCGTGAAGGAATCGGAGAAGAATGCCGACCGGATTATCAATGACGCCCTCGGGAAGTCACGGAAGATCGCGCTGGAGGTAGAGGAGCTCAAGAAGCAGGCGTCCATCTACCGTACACGCTTCCGCTCGTTGGTGGAGGCTCAGCTGGAGCTTCTGAAGCATGACGGGTGGGAATCGCTGGAGAAGCGTGAGCCAAGCCTGGAAACCCGGGAAGCTTACTAG
- the sigE gene encoding RNA polymerase sporulation sigma factor SigE codes for MPVKWRLALQLQYYRVLFLLGLKSQEVYYIGGSEALPPPLTREEEEYLLKKLPTGDAAIRAMLIERNLRLVVYIARKFENTGINIEDLVSIGAIGLIKAVNTFDPEKKIKLATYASRCIENEILMYLRRNNKTRSEVSFDEPLNIDWDGNELLLSDVLGTENDTIYRNIEEQVDRKLLQKALDKLSDRERLIMELRFGLQDGEEKTQKDVADLLGISQSYISRLEKRIIKRLRKEFNKMV; via the coding sequence ATGCCCGTCAAATGGAGATTAGCGCTGCAGCTGCAGTATTACCGTGTTCTGTTCTTGCTCGGCCTCAAAAGCCAGGAGGTCTACTACATTGGAGGCAGTGAGGCCCTGCCGCCCCCTTTGACCCGGGAGGAAGAGGAATACCTCCTCAAGAAGCTGCCCACCGGGGACGCCGCCATCCGGGCGATGCTGATCGAACGCAACCTCCGGCTGGTCGTGTACATCGCGCGTAAATTCGAGAACACCGGCATTAACATTGAGGATCTGGTGTCAATCGGAGCGATCGGCTTGATCAAGGCGGTGAATACGTTCGATCCGGAGAAGAAGATCAAGCTGGCGACCTATGCCTCACGCTGTATTGAGAACGAGATCCTGATGTATCTCAGACGCAATAACAAAACGCGAAGCGAGGTATCTTTTGACGAGCCGCTGAACATCGACTGGGACGGCAATGAGCTGCTTCTCTCTGATGTGCTCGGCACGGAGAATGATACCATTTACCGCAACATTGAGGAGCAGGTAGACCGCAAGCTGCTGCAGAAGGCGCTGGATAAGCTGAGCGACCGGGAACGGCTTATTATGGAGCTGCGCTTTGGCCTGCAGGATGGAGAAGAGAAGACGCAGAAGGACGTCGCGGATCTGCTCGGCATTTCCCAGTCATACATATCTCGATTGGAGAAAAGGATCATTAAGCGGCTGCGTAAGGAATTCAACAAGATGGTTTAG
- a CDS encoding YggS family pyridoxal phosphate-dependent enzyme: MGLKERVDLVEQRISEACRRSGRSRNEVKVIAVTKYVSTAMTEEVLQEGIVHIGENRWQTAEEKWRALGERGIWHFIGHLQSNKVKDVIGKFSYIHSLDRLSLAKELDRRAEQLDLTVSALVQVNISGESTKYGLKPEQAADFLKALSGMKHIQVQGLMTMAPYESSAEDTRPVFRGLRQLRDELNRQALTPEPMTELSMGMSNDFEVAIEEGATWVRLGSILVGK, encoded by the coding sequence TTGGGTTTGAAAGAGCGCGTAGACCTGGTAGAGCAGCGGATCAGCGAGGCCTGCCGGCGAAGCGGAAGATCGCGGAATGAGGTGAAGGTGATCGCCGTGACGAAATATGTCTCGACAGCGATGACCGAAGAGGTGCTTCAAGAAGGCATCGTTCACATTGGCGAGAACCGCTGGCAGACTGCTGAGGAGAAATGGCGTGCTTTGGGAGAGCGGGGGATTTGGCATTTTATCGGCCATCTTCAGAGCAATAAGGTGAAGGATGTCATCGGCAAGTTTTCATATATTCATTCGCTGGACAGGCTTTCCCTGGCCAAGGAGCTCGACCGGCGGGCCGAGCAGCTGGACCTGACCGTATCCGCTTTGGTTCAGGTCAATATTTCAGGCGAGTCCACCAAATACGGACTGAAGCCGGAACAGGCCGCTGACTTTCTTAAAGCATTGAGCGGCATGAAGCATATTCAGGTTCAGGGTTTAATGACCATGGCTCCTTATGAATCGTCTGCAGAGGATACAAGACCGGTATTCCGCGGATTGAGACAGCTAAGAGACGAGTTGAACAGACAGGCGCTGACGCCGGAGCCAATGACGGAGCTTTCGATGGGAATGTCTAATGATTTCGAGGTCGCCATTGAAGAAGGAGCGACTTGGGTGCGTCTGGGCTCTATTTTAGTGGGAAAGTAG
- the sigG gene encoding RNA polymerase sporulation sigma factor SigG, with translation MTRNKVEICGVDTAKLPVLTNAEMRHLFHELQQNHDRSAREKLVNGNLRLVLSVIQRFNNRGEFVDDLFQVGCIGLMKAIDNFDLSQNVKFSTYAVPMIIGEIRRYLRDNNPIRVSRSLRDIAYKALQIRDQLTNVNSREPTIFEISEALNVPKEDVVFALDAIQDPVSLFEPIYHDGGDPIYVMDQISDDKNKDITWIEEIALREAMHKLGQREKMILSMRFYEGKTQMEVADEIGISQAQVSRLEKSAIKQMQKHVKT, from the coding sequence ATGACTCGAAACAAAGTTGAGATTTGCGGTGTGGATACGGCCAAACTGCCGGTTCTGACCAATGCAGAAATGAGGCATCTGTTCCACGAGCTTCAGCAGAATCATGACCGGTCAGCCAGAGAGAAATTAGTGAATGGCAACCTGCGGCTCGTGCTCAGTGTCATTCAGCGCTTTAACAATCGCGGTGAATTTGTCGATGATCTGTTCCAGGTAGGCTGTATCGGCCTGATGAAAGCCATTGATAATTTCGATCTTTCCCAAAATGTCAAGTTTTCAACGTATGCCGTCCCGATGATCATTGGCGAAATCCGGCGCTACCTGAGGGACAATAATCCGATCCGCGTCTCCCGTTCACTGCGCGACATTGCGTATAAGGCGCTGCAGATTCGGGATCAGCTGACCAATGTGAATTCACGGGAACCGACGATTTTTGAAATCTCGGAGGCGCTTAATGTTCCGAAGGAGGATGTGGTGTTCGCGCTGGACGCCATCCAGGACCCGGTTTCACTGTTCGAACCCATTTATCATGACGGCGGAGACCCCATCTACGTGATGGATCAGATCAGTGATGACAAGAATAAGGATATTACCTGGATTGAAGAGATTGCACTGCGCGAGGCGATGCACAAGCTGGGACAACGGGAGAAAATGATCCTGTCAATGCGCTTCTACGAAGGCAAAACCCAAATGGAGGTCGCCGACGAAATCGGCATTTCACAGGCCCAGGTGTCCCGTCTTGAAAAGTCCGCCATCAAGCAGATGCAAAAGCACGTTAAAACTTAA